The genomic DNA CAGTGAAACGATTGAAGTTCGCCAAGGCGATGACGAATCCTTTGAATCAAGCAACAGCGCGTCGGTCGAACTGGGACAAATCGTATCGTATTTACATCGACGCGCTGGTTGGACGCAAATCGAACTGGACGACGGAACGACGGGCTGGGTGAAAGACAAGGACCTTGATTTCATTTGAAGTTCGCATGTGACCGCTGATCAACTTCCTGCAACGTGTTGCATGCGAGTTGGTTTTGCGATCGGACAGACCAATTGAGGTGGTTCACTCTGGTCGATCCAGATTTCCCACCACATCGCCAACGAAAGTAACGTAAACAACGCATAGCCATGATCGGATTTGCCCTGTTGATGCTCTTCGATCATCTGCTGAACGACGCTACGATCCAACACTTGAGTTTCCGACATAAAACGACCGCACAAGTGTTTTTCGAGCAGGTCGCGCCAAGGTCCCGATAGCCAGCGTTCGACCGGCACGACAAACCCACTCTTTTTACGTTCAGTGATTTCGCGGGGAAGATCACGGGCCAATAACTTCTTTAGCACCAGTTTTCCATTCCCAGCTTTCCGTTTGTGGTCGTAGGGTATTCGAAGACAAGCTCGGATGACTTCGTCATCTAACAAAGGCACGCGAACCTCCAACGAGTTCGCCATGCTCATTCGATCGACCTTGACGAGCATATCGTTGGGTAGATGAAACGAAAGATCGCCGTGCAAGACTTGTTCATTGGGCGAAAGCCAATCCGGTCCACTCTTAACTGCTGAAGCATAGTTTTCGAGAGGATCAAAGTCATTGTTCTGAAGAGCACCTCGAAACAGTCGACTCGCAAGATCCGGAAAAATCATCCTTCGCCAACTGCAATGATCCATCGGGAACGCCAAGTCTGCCCCCGAAAGGAACCGTTCCGCGAGCATGGACGCCGAATACTTGTTTCCAGTTGCTGGAATCAGTTTCGCTAGAGGTGCCAAAACGCCACGGCGGATCATTCGGGGTATCAAGCGGAAATAGTGGGCTAGTTCAGTGGCGTGATAGGTGCTGTAACCAGCCAGCAACTCATCCGCGCCATCGCCTGACAGTGCGACTTTCACATGCGGACGGGTTGATTGACAGAGCATGAAAAACGGCAAGGAAGAATTGTCCGCAAGCGGTTCTTCCGCATGAGAAACGACGCAACCAAGCAGCGACGACATTTCCTCGGTCGCTAGTTCACGATGATGCTTGGTTGCGTAAGTGTCGGCAACCATGCGAGCAAAGGATGACTCATCAAAACTACGCTCGGCGAACCCGATCGTGAAAGTGCTAACCGATGAGCTTTCGCCGACCATACTCCGCACCACGGCGCTGGAATCAAGACCGCCACTTAGAAAAGCTCCAACGGGAACATCTGCAATCATTTGCCGCCGGACCGAATGATTGATTGCGTCATCCAATTCCCCCACGGCTTCTTCCATTGACATTTCAATGGGTTGATCTGGGTAGGTCAGAACCGAGTGGCGATGATGATGCAGCCCGTTTCGATCAACAATCAACCCGCACCCCGGCATCAAAGATCGAACTCCCTCGAATCCTGTGGCGGGAGCTGGC from Rubripirellula amarantea includes the following:
- the asnB gene encoding asparagine synthase (glutamine-hydrolyzing), whose amino-acid sequence is MCGIAGLFDYRNVRSGPSRVDSAIGRQMVDSLMHRGPDDGGLVTFDTVMLGHRRLSILDLSDDGHQPMKDEASGAWIVFNGEIYNYRELRNELTELGHRFRSTTDTEVILLGYRQWGREALIERLSGMYAFAIWDAVEHALWLTRDPVGIKPLFYQEDQGCFRFGSEIKAILADQRVERRVDWKAISQFLTFGYTPAPATGFEGVRSLMPGCGLIVDRNGLHHHRHSVLTYPDQPIEMSMEEAVGELDDAINHSVRRQMIADVPVGAFLSGGLDSSAVVRSMVGESSSVSTFTIGFAERSFDESSFARMVADTYATKHHRELATEEMSSLLGCVVSHAEEPLADNSSLPFFMLCQSTRPHVKVALSGDGADELLAGYSTYHATELAHYFRLIPRMIRRGVLAPLAKLIPATGNKYSASMLAERFLSGADLAFPMDHCSWRRMIFPDLASRLFRGALQNNDFDPLENYASAVKSGPDWLSPNEQVLHGDLSFHLPNDMLVKVDRMSMANSLEVRVPLLDDEVIRACLRIPYDHKRKAGNGKLVLKKLLARDLPREITERKKSGFVVPVERWLSGPWRDLLEKHLCGRFMSETQVLDRSVVQQMIEEHQQGKSDHGYALFTLLSLAMWWEIWIDQSEPPQLVCPIAKPTRMQHVAGS